A window of the Diceros bicornis minor isolate mBicDic1 chromosome 30, mDicBic1.mat.cur, whole genome shotgun sequence genome harbors these coding sequences:
- the CLEC17A gene encoding C-type lectin domain family 17, member A isoform X3, with protein sequence MMTAQTRRHVALRCWTCCEGNREEEEEDDDDYENMAPSYKDLPPKPASMAPPRPPRAGKKTENPPRPCKPPKVTGLDLTPVTFTSPQLGSDLEHPPFQPSLAISLSPAPATATPVPWLSQKSGGPGCHQEERLMVYLCLLVVVSLLLGCTGLAVTLIKYQEMVEELRMLTFQQMAWRANVTGMAGLAGLKKDIDHIRANTNQSLAELRGLLDCSRVTCPEGWLPFEGKCYYFSPSTKPWDEARTFCQENYSHLVIISSFAEQNFVTKAHGSPRVYWLGLNDRDREGDWRWLDGSPVTLRQVSRALGVSAPCVPYAAQASRFSGIPGWAGQRRDKGDFFLIGLLIPVPLILLLLQHLYLLAQLLKYIKSPGQWLGKKEMRGAYRV encoded by the exons ggaacagagaggaggaggaggaggatgatgacGATTACGAGAACATGGCGCCATCCTACAAGGACCTTCCTCCTAAGCCAG CTTCGATGGCTCCACCGAGACCTCCAAGGGcag gaaagaaaacagagaaccCCCCACGTCCCTGCAAACCCCCAAAGGTCACAG GCCTGGACCTCACCCCTGTCACCTTCACGTCCCCTCAACTGG gCAGTGATCTGGAGCATCCTCCATTCCAGCCATCCCTAGCCA TCTCTCTGTCCCCAGCCCCAGCCACAGCAACTCCCGTACCTTGGCTCAGTCAGAAGTCCGGGGGTCCCGGGTGCCACCAGGAGGAGAGACTGATGGTGTACCTGTGTCTGCTGGTGGTGGTGTCGCTGCTCCTGGGCTGCACTGGGCTGGCTGTGACCTTGATTAAGT ACCAGGAGATGGTGGAAGAACTGAGGATGTTAACCTTTCAGCAGATGGCCTGGCGAGCAAATG TGACTGGAATGGCGGGGCTAGCTGGCCTGAAGAAGGACATTGACCACATAAGAGCTAACACCAACCAGTCCCTGGCGGAGCTTCGGGGCTTATTAG ACTGCAGCAGGGTCACCTGTCCTGAGGGCTGGCTCCCCTTCGAGGGCAAGTGTTACTACTTCTCTCCGAGCACCAAGCCATGGGATGAAGCCCGGACGTTCTGCCAGGAGAATTACTCTCACTTGGTCATCATCAGTAGCTTTGCTGAGCAG AACTTTGTCACCAAGGCTCATGGCTCTCCGCGGGTGTATTGGCTGGGGCTGAATGACAGGGACCGTGAAGGGGACTGGAGGTGGCTGGATGGATCGCCCGTCACTTTGAGGCAAGTATCCAGGGCTCTTGGGGTCTCTGCTCCTTGTGTTCCTTATGCAGCCCAAGCCAGCAGATTCTCTGGAATCCCCGGCTGGGCTGGACAGAGGAGGGACAAgggtgatttttttctaataggGCTTCTGATCCCTGTACCTTTAATTCTTCTTCTATTGCAACATCTCTACCTTTTAGCACAACTGCTCAAATACATCAAGTCCCCAGGCCAATGGTtgggaaaaaaggaaatgagaggtGCCTACAGGgtgtga
- the CLEC17A gene encoding C-type lectin domain family 17, member A isoform X2 yields the protein MVAVTSSHSIGYKRVTKAQIQGEEELSLLLAAVARSHCIKPGNREEEEEDDDDYENMAPSYKDLPPKPASMAPPRPPRAGKKTENPPRPCKPPKVTGLDLTPVTFTSPQLGSDLEHPPFQPSLAISLSPAPATATPVPWLSQKSGGPGCHQEERLMVYLCLLVVVSLLLGCTGLAVTLIKYQEMVEELRMLTFQQMAWRANVTGMAGLAGLKKDIDHIRANTNQSLAELRGLLDCSRVTCPEGWLPFEGKCYYFSPSTKPWDEARTFCQENYSHLVIISSFAEQNFVTKAHGSPRVYWLGLNDRDREGDWRWLDGSPVTLRQVSRALGVSAPCVPYAAQASRFSGIPGWAGQRRDKGDFFLIGLLIPVPLILLLLQHLYLLAQLLKYIKSPGQWLGKKEMRGAYRV from the exons ggaacagagaggaggaggaggaggatgatgacGATTACGAGAACATGGCGCCATCCTACAAGGACCTTCCTCCTAAGCCAG CTTCGATGGCTCCACCGAGACCTCCAAGGGcag gaaagaaaacagagaaccCCCCACGTCCCTGCAAACCCCCAAAGGTCACAG GCCTGGACCTCACCCCTGTCACCTTCACGTCCCCTCAACTGG gCAGTGATCTGGAGCATCCTCCATTCCAGCCATCCCTAGCCA TCTCTCTGTCCCCAGCCCCAGCCACAGCAACTCCCGTACCTTGGCTCAGTCAGAAGTCCGGGGGTCCCGGGTGCCACCAGGAGGAGAGACTGATGGTGTACCTGTGTCTGCTGGTGGTGGTGTCGCTGCTCCTGGGCTGCACTGGGCTGGCTGTGACCTTGATTAAGT ACCAGGAGATGGTGGAAGAACTGAGGATGTTAACCTTTCAGCAGATGGCCTGGCGAGCAAATG TGACTGGAATGGCGGGGCTAGCTGGCCTGAAGAAGGACATTGACCACATAAGAGCTAACACCAACCAGTCCCTGGCGGAGCTTCGGGGCTTATTAG ACTGCAGCAGGGTCACCTGTCCTGAGGGCTGGCTCCCCTTCGAGGGCAAGTGTTACTACTTCTCTCCGAGCACCAAGCCATGGGATGAAGCCCGGACGTTCTGCCAGGAGAATTACTCTCACTTGGTCATCATCAGTAGCTTTGCTGAGCAG AACTTTGTCACCAAGGCTCATGGCTCTCCGCGGGTGTATTGGCTGGGGCTGAATGACAGGGACCGTGAAGGGGACTGGAGGTGGCTGGATGGATCGCCCGTCACTTTGAGGCAAGTATCCAGGGCTCTTGGGGTCTCTGCTCCTTGTGTTCCTTATGCAGCCCAAGCCAGCAGATTCTCTGGAATCCCCGGCTGGGCTGGACAGAGGAGGGACAAgggtgatttttttctaataggGCTTCTGATCCCTGTACCTTTAATTCTTCTTCTATTGCAACATCTCTACCTTTTAGCACAACTGCTCAAATACATCAAGTCCCCAGGCCAATGGTtgggaaaaaaggaaatgagaggtGCCTACAGGgtgtga
- the CLEC17A gene encoding C-type lectin domain family 17, member A isoform X4: MPTHYTNSVCRDLPGNREEEEEDDDDYENMAPSYKDLPPKPASMAPPRPPRAGKKTENPPRPCKPPKVTGLDLTPVTFTSPQLGSDLEHPPFQPSLAISLSPAPATATPVPWLSQKSGGPGCHQEERLMVYLCLLVVVSLLLGCTGLAVTLIKYQEMVEELRMLTFQQMAWRANVTGMAGLAGLKKDIDHIRANTNQSLAELRGLLDCSRVTCPEGWLPFEGKCYYFSPSTKPWDEARTFCQENYSHLVIISSFAEQNFVTKAHGSPRVYWLGLNDRDREGDWRWLDGSPVTLRQVSRALGVSAPCVPYAAQASRFSGIPGWAGQRRDKGDFFLIGLLIPVPLILLLLQHLYLLAQLLKYIKSPGQWLGKKEMRGAYRV; encoded by the exons ATGCCCACCCACTATACTAACTCTGTGTGTCGGGACCTGCCAG ggaacagagaggaggaggaggaggatgatgacGATTACGAGAACATGGCGCCATCCTACAAGGACCTTCCTCCTAAGCCAG CTTCGATGGCTCCACCGAGACCTCCAAGGGcag gaaagaaaacagagaaccCCCCACGTCCCTGCAAACCCCCAAAGGTCACAG GCCTGGACCTCACCCCTGTCACCTTCACGTCCCCTCAACTGG gCAGTGATCTGGAGCATCCTCCATTCCAGCCATCCCTAGCCA TCTCTCTGTCCCCAGCCCCAGCCACAGCAACTCCCGTACCTTGGCTCAGTCAGAAGTCCGGGGGTCCCGGGTGCCACCAGGAGGAGAGACTGATGGTGTACCTGTGTCTGCTGGTGGTGGTGTCGCTGCTCCTGGGCTGCACTGGGCTGGCTGTGACCTTGATTAAGT ACCAGGAGATGGTGGAAGAACTGAGGATGTTAACCTTTCAGCAGATGGCCTGGCGAGCAAATG TGACTGGAATGGCGGGGCTAGCTGGCCTGAAGAAGGACATTGACCACATAAGAGCTAACACCAACCAGTCCCTGGCGGAGCTTCGGGGCTTATTAG ACTGCAGCAGGGTCACCTGTCCTGAGGGCTGGCTCCCCTTCGAGGGCAAGTGTTACTACTTCTCTCCGAGCACCAAGCCATGGGATGAAGCCCGGACGTTCTGCCAGGAGAATTACTCTCACTTGGTCATCATCAGTAGCTTTGCTGAGCAG AACTTTGTCACCAAGGCTCATGGCTCTCCGCGGGTGTATTGGCTGGGGCTGAATGACAGGGACCGTGAAGGGGACTGGAGGTGGCTGGATGGATCGCCCGTCACTTTGAGGCAAGTATCCAGGGCTCTTGGGGTCTCTGCTCCTTGTGTTCCTTATGCAGCCCAAGCCAGCAGATTCTCTGGAATCCCCGGCTGGGCTGGACAGAGGAGGGACAAgggtgatttttttctaataggGCTTCTGATCCCTGTACCTTTAATTCTTCTTCTATTGCAACATCTCTACCTTTTAGCACAACTGCTCAAATACATCAAGTCCCCAGGCCAATGGTtgggaaaaaaggaaatgagaggtGCCTACAGGgtgtga